A window of Campylobacter ureolyticus contains these coding sequences:
- the fdh3B gene encoding formate dehydrogenase FDH3 subunit beta produces MSNTRMKFLCDLDRCIDCHGCTVACDSGHELPLDVRRRRVYTFNEGVVGKEYSVSIACMHCTDAPCAQVCPVNCFYIRDDGIVLHDKDTCIACGYCLYACPYGAPQFPRNETKFLPKGVMDKCTMCAGGPEKTHSDDEFHKYGQNRIAEGKVPLCAAMCSTKALLVGDKKVVDKIYNDRVELRGYNTGFLGTLDEYPGNSWK; encoded by the coding sequence ATGTCAAATACAAGAATGAAATTTTTATGTGACTTGGATAGGTGCATTGATTGTCATGGCTGCACGGTTGCGTGCGATAGTGGGCATGAGTTACCTCTTGATGTAAGAAGAAGAAGAGTTTATACTTTTAATGAAGGTGTTGTTGGTAAGGAGTATTCAGTTTCAATTGCTTGTATGCACTGCACTGATGCTCCTTGTGCGCAAGTTTGTCCAGTAAATTGTTTTTATATAAGAGATGATGGGATAGTTTTACACGACAAAGATACTTGCATAGCTTGTGGATATTGCTTATATGCATGTCCTTATGGAGCACCACAATTTCCTAGAAATGAAACTAAATTTTTACCAAAAGGTGTTATGGATAAATGCACTATGTGTGCTGGAGGACCTGAAAAAACCCATAGTGATGATGAGTTTCATAAATATGGTCAAAACCGTATAGCAGAGGGCAAAGTTCCACTTTGTGCTGCTATGTGCTCTACAAAAGCACTTTTGGTTGGAGATAAAAAAGTTGTTGATAAAATCTATAACGACAGAGTTGAGCTTAGAGGTTATAATACGGGATTTTTAGGAACATTGGATGAATATCCTGGAAATTCTTGGAAATAA